The proteins below come from a single Xiphophorus couchianus chromosome 20, X_couchianus-1.0, whole genome shotgun sequence genomic window:
- the os9 gene encoding protein OS-9 isoform X2: protein MAASSVRWLKRLCLVVLICPLFVSAFLNLEELNEMKYGIQILSDPVILGQTKTEEVMMVSNKYKQLYECRLPAQAVRFHQDPASEPDSQGYTGPDIPELLRPMHKVPCLVKTKDWWTYEFCYGHHIRQYHLEDSEIKGDVLFLGYYESEFDWNNETAKASKQHKLKRYHSQTYVNGSKCDLNGNPRETEVRFVCEEGSSDYIARVDEPQSCRYVLTVHTSRTCQHPFLQPPSSSKPQGIVCQPALSAQQYMDYVKAQVSDTKRKVEQISEELKNLDEMLAGNEGADGTVEVTAEETTPPPNSYQDVSNGKTPTSAGNSDASEDKPSEETDDAEFWEGVTKPGKLKSTASRQDNEVANGDYNSVADNEAEEERFNFKIITDPADLMKFVQHLKESNRKKAENQAESREEKSTGDRHPGKLSGEARDEDENLLEEFEDEMADLSVPSEKIEEIKEEMQKEFDNIIDEAQQVLETEGLKGEFDRTQATQALETTLDKLLDHLEEKDVEDAQQQKVQRTSDPSRGSPSLAPQQPDQAADDHVKIKITKYKTGSSPDGEVKVQEMGEGDPQWQHIKDVVKEQLEKAGLKAEGKIEVKILTRKNAEDTGDQWLTEEDTKSFRELLINLLTGGTEEVYKEQKRQQELENNYRFVWGESQEETQSSSTSDSDDVDI from the exons ATGGCCGCTTCCTCGGTGCGGTGGCTGAAGAGACTGTGCCTTGTTGTTTTGATATGTCCCCTCTTTGTCTCAGCCTTTTTGAACCTAGAGGagctaaatgaaatgaaatacgGGATTCAAATTCTTTCCGACCCCGTCATTTTGGGGCAG ACCAAGACAGAGGAGGTCATGATGGTGTCCAATAAATACAAGCAGCTCTATGAATGTCGACTTCCAGCCCAGGCAGTCCGGTTTCATCAGGATCCAGCTTCTGAACCCGACTCGCAGGGCTACACTGGACCAGACATCCCCGAGCTGCTGAGGCCAATGCATAAAGTCCCTTGTCTTGTGAAG ACAAAGGACTGGTGGACATACGAGTTTTGTTACGGTCATCATATTAGACAGTATCACCTTGAAG ACTCAGAAATCAAAGGGGATGTTCTCTTTCTGGGATACTATGAGTCTGAATTTGATTGGAACAATGAAACAGCAAAG GCCTCTAAACAGCACAAACTGAAACGATACCACAGCCAGACCTATGTAAATGGGTCCAAGTGTGACCTAAATGGAAATCCTAGAGAGACTGAAGTCCGG TTTGTATGTGAAGAAGGCTCGAGTGACTACATCGCCCGTGTGGACGAGCCACAGTCGTGCCGCTACGTGTTGACAGTTCACACCAGTCGCACCTGCCAGCATCCGTTTCTGCAGCCACCGTCCTCCTCCAAGCCACAGGGCATCGTGTGCCAGCCGGCTCTGAGTGCACAACAGTACATGGATTATGTGAAGGCTCAAGTCT CGGACACAAAGCGTAAAGTGGAGCAGATCTCCGAGGAGCTGAAGAATCTTGATGAGATGCTGGCTGGTAATGAAGGTGCAGATGGGACAGTGGAGGTAACAGCAGAGGAGACCACTCCTCCGCCAAACAGCTACCAAGATGTGTCAAATGGTAAAACGCCAACTTCAG cgGGAAATTCTGACGCGTCTGAAGACAAACCATCAGAAGAGACGGATGATGCCGAGTTTTGGGAAGGAGTAACAAAACCTGGGAAATTAAAATCCACAGCTTCTCGTCAAGACAATGAG GTGGCGAATGGTGACTATAACTCAGTGGCAGACAATGAAGCAGAAGAAG AACGATTCAACTTTAAAATCATCACAGACCCAGCAGATCTGATGAAATTTGTTCAACACCTTAAGGAGAGCAACAGGAAG aaagcagaaaaccaGGCTGAAAGTAGAGAAGAGAAATCAACAGGTGACAGGCATCCAGGGAAACTCAGCGGGGAGGCGAGAGATGAAGACGAGAACTTGCTGGAGGAGTTCGAGGATGAGATGGCCGACCTCTCTGTGCCTTCTGAGAAGATCGAAGagataaaagaagaaatgcaGAAGGAGTTTGACAACATCATAGATGAG gcCCAGCAGGTGCTGGAAACAGAGGGCCTTAAAGGAGAGTTTGATCGTACTCAGGCAACACAGGCTCTGGAGACGACTTTGGATAAGTTGCTGGATCATCTGGAGGAGAAGGATGTTGAAGACGCCCAGCAGCAGAAGGTCCAACGGACCAGTGACCCGAGCAGAGGCAGCCCCAGCCTGGCTCCTCAGCAGCCAG ACCAAGCAGCTGACGACCACGTTAAGATCAAAATTACTAAGTATAAGACGGGCAGCAGCCCTGATggtgaggtcaaagttcaggagATGGGCGAAGGAGACCCCCAGTGGCAGCACATAAAGGACGTGGTTAAAGAGCAGCTAGAGAAGGCAGGACTAAAGGCTGAAG GTAAAATTGAGGTGAAGATTTTGACACGAAAGAATGCAGAGGATACAGGCGATCAGTGGCTGACTGAAGAAGACACCAAGTCCTTCAGGGAGCTGCTCATAAACCTCTTG ACTGGAGGCACAGAGGAGGTTTATAAAGAGCAAAAGAGACAGCAGGAGCTTGAAAACAACTACAGGTTTGTATGGGGAGAAAGTCAAGAGGAAACCCAGTCATCGAGCACGTCGGACTCGGACGATGTGGACATTTGA
- the os9 gene encoding protein OS-9 isoform X3 yields MAASSVRWLKRLCLVVLICPLFVSAFLNLEELNEMKYGIQILSDPVILGQTKTEEVMMVSNKYKQLYECRLPAQAVRFHQDPASEPDSQGYTGPDIPELLRPMHKVPCLVKTKDWWTYEFCYGHHIRQYHLEDSEIKGDVLFLGYYESEFDWNNETAKASKQHKLKRYHSQTYVNGSKCDLNGNPRETEVRFVCEEGSSDYIARVDEPQSCRYVLTVHTSRTCQHPFLQPPSSSKPQGIVCQPALSAQQYMDYVKAQVSDTKRKVEQISEELKNLDEMLAGNEGADGTVEVTAEETTPPPNSYQDVSNGKTPTSAGNSDASEDKPSEETDDAEFWEGVTKPGKLKSTASRQDNEVANGDYNSVADNEAEEAERFNFKIITDPADLMKFVQHLKESNRKKAENQAESREEKSTGDRHPGKLSGEARDEDENLLEEFEDEMADLSVPSEKIEEIKEEMQKEFDNIIDEAQQVLETEGLKGEFDRTQATQALETTLDKLLDHLEEKDVEDAQQQKVQRTSDPSRGSPSLAPQQPGKIEVKILTRKNAEDTGDQWLTEEDTKSFRELLINLLTGGTEEVYKEQKRQQELENNYRFVWGESQEETQSSSTSDSDDVDI; encoded by the exons ATGGCCGCTTCCTCGGTGCGGTGGCTGAAGAGACTGTGCCTTGTTGTTTTGATATGTCCCCTCTTTGTCTCAGCCTTTTTGAACCTAGAGGagctaaatgaaatgaaatacgGGATTCAAATTCTTTCCGACCCCGTCATTTTGGGGCAG ACCAAGACAGAGGAGGTCATGATGGTGTCCAATAAATACAAGCAGCTCTATGAATGTCGACTTCCAGCCCAGGCAGTCCGGTTTCATCAGGATCCAGCTTCTGAACCCGACTCGCAGGGCTACACTGGACCAGACATCCCCGAGCTGCTGAGGCCAATGCATAAAGTCCCTTGTCTTGTGAAG ACAAAGGACTGGTGGACATACGAGTTTTGTTACGGTCATCATATTAGACAGTATCACCTTGAAG ACTCAGAAATCAAAGGGGATGTTCTCTTTCTGGGATACTATGAGTCTGAATTTGATTGGAACAATGAAACAGCAAAG GCCTCTAAACAGCACAAACTGAAACGATACCACAGCCAGACCTATGTAAATGGGTCCAAGTGTGACCTAAATGGAAATCCTAGAGAGACTGAAGTCCGG TTTGTATGTGAAGAAGGCTCGAGTGACTACATCGCCCGTGTGGACGAGCCACAGTCGTGCCGCTACGTGTTGACAGTTCACACCAGTCGCACCTGCCAGCATCCGTTTCTGCAGCCACCGTCCTCCTCCAAGCCACAGGGCATCGTGTGCCAGCCGGCTCTGAGTGCACAACAGTACATGGATTATGTGAAGGCTCAAGTCT CGGACACAAAGCGTAAAGTGGAGCAGATCTCCGAGGAGCTGAAGAATCTTGATGAGATGCTGGCTGGTAATGAAGGTGCAGATGGGACAGTGGAGGTAACAGCAGAGGAGACCACTCCTCCGCCAAACAGCTACCAAGATGTGTCAAATGGTAAAACGCCAACTTCAG cgGGAAATTCTGACGCGTCTGAAGACAAACCATCAGAAGAGACGGATGATGCCGAGTTTTGGGAAGGAGTAACAAAACCTGGGAAATTAAAATCCACAGCTTCTCGTCAAGACAATGAG GTGGCGAATGGTGACTATAACTCAGTGGCAGACAATGAAGCAGAAGAAG CAGAACGATTCAACTTTAAAATCATCACAGACCCAGCAGATCTGATGAAATTTGTTCAACACCTTAAGGAGAGCAACAGGAAG aaagcagaaaaccaGGCTGAAAGTAGAGAAGAGAAATCAACAGGTGACAGGCATCCAGGGAAACTCAGCGGGGAGGCGAGAGATGAAGACGAGAACTTGCTGGAGGAGTTCGAGGATGAGATGGCCGACCTCTCTGTGCCTTCTGAGAAGATCGAAGagataaaagaagaaatgcaGAAGGAGTTTGACAACATCATAGATGAG gcCCAGCAGGTGCTGGAAACAGAGGGCCTTAAAGGAGAGTTTGATCGTACTCAGGCAACACAGGCTCTGGAGACGACTTTGGATAAGTTGCTGGATCATCTGGAGGAGAAGGATGTTGAAGACGCCCAGCAGCAGAAGGTCCAACGGACCAGTGACCCGAGCAGAGGCAGCCCCAGCCTGGCTCCTCAGCAGCCAG GTAAAATTGAGGTGAAGATTTTGACACGAAAGAATGCAGAGGATACAGGCGATCAGTGGCTGACTGAAGAAGACACCAAGTCCTTCAGGGAGCTGCTCATAAACCTCTTG ACTGGAGGCACAGAGGAGGTTTATAAAGAGCAAAAGAGACAGCAGGAGCTTGAAAACAACTACAGGTTTGTATGGGGAGAAAGTCAAGAGGAAACCCAGTCATCGAGCACGTCGGACTCGGACGATGTGGACATTTGA
- the os9 gene encoding protein OS-9 isoform X1, which translates to MAASSVRWLKRLCLVVLICPLFVSAFLNLEELNEMKYGIQILSDPVILGQTKTEEVMMVSNKYKQLYECRLPAQAVRFHQDPASEPDSQGYTGPDIPELLRPMHKVPCLVKTKDWWTYEFCYGHHIRQYHLEDSEIKGDVLFLGYYESEFDWNNETAKASKQHKLKRYHSQTYVNGSKCDLNGNPRETEVRFVCEEGSSDYIARVDEPQSCRYVLTVHTSRTCQHPFLQPPSSSKPQGIVCQPALSAQQYMDYVKAQVSDTKRKVEQISEELKNLDEMLAGNEGADGTVEVTAEETTPPPNSYQDVSNGKTPTSAGNSDASEDKPSEETDDAEFWEGVTKPGKLKSTASRQDNEVANGDYNSVADNEAEEAERFNFKIITDPADLMKFVQHLKESNRKKAENQAESREEKSTGDRHPGKLSGEARDEDENLLEEFEDEMADLSVPSEKIEEIKEEMQKEFDNIIDEAQQVLETEGLKGEFDRTQATQALETTLDKLLDHLEEKDVEDAQQQKVQRTSDPSRGSPSLAPQQPDQAADDHVKIKITKYKTGSSPDGEVKVQEMGEGDPQWQHIKDVVKEQLEKAGLKAEGKIEVKILTRKNAEDTGDQWLTEEDTKSFRELLINLLTGGTEEVYKEQKRQQELENNYRFVWGESQEETQSSSTSDSDDVDI; encoded by the exons ATGGCCGCTTCCTCGGTGCGGTGGCTGAAGAGACTGTGCCTTGTTGTTTTGATATGTCCCCTCTTTGTCTCAGCCTTTTTGAACCTAGAGGagctaaatgaaatgaaatacgGGATTCAAATTCTTTCCGACCCCGTCATTTTGGGGCAG ACCAAGACAGAGGAGGTCATGATGGTGTCCAATAAATACAAGCAGCTCTATGAATGTCGACTTCCAGCCCAGGCAGTCCGGTTTCATCAGGATCCAGCTTCTGAACCCGACTCGCAGGGCTACACTGGACCAGACATCCCCGAGCTGCTGAGGCCAATGCATAAAGTCCCTTGTCTTGTGAAG ACAAAGGACTGGTGGACATACGAGTTTTGTTACGGTCATCATATTAGACAGTATCACCTTGAAG ACTCAGAAATCAAAGGGGATGTTCTCTTTCTGGGATACTATGAGTCTGAATTTGATTGGAACAATGAAACAGCAAAG GCCTCTAAACAGCACAAACTGAAACGATACCACAGCCAGACCTATGTAAATGGGTCCAAGTGTGACCTAAATGGAAATCCTAGAGAGACTGAAGTCCGG TTTGTATGTGAAGAAGGCTCGAGTGACTACATCGCCCGTGTGGACGAGCCACAGTCGTGCCGCTACGTGTTGACAGTTCACACCAGTCGCACCTGCCAGCATCCGTTTCTGCAGCCACCGTCCTCCTCCAAGCCACAGGGCATCGTGTGCCAGCCGGCTCTGAGTGCACAACAGTACATGGATTATGTGAAGGCTCAAGTCT CGGACACAAAGCGTAAAGTGGAGCAGATCTCCGAGGAGCTGAAGAATCTTGATGAGATGCTGGCTGGTAATGAAGGTGCAGATGGGACAGTGGAGGTAACAGCAGAGGAGACCACTCCTCCGCCAAACAGCTACCAAGATGTGTCAAATGGTAAAACGCCAACTTCAG cgGGAAATTCTGACGCGTCTGAAGACAAACCATCAGAAGAGACGGATGATGCCGAGTTTTGGGAAGGAGTAACAAAACCTGGGAAATTAAAATCCACAGCTTCTCGTCAAGACAATGAG GTGGCGAATGGTGACTATAACTCAGTGGCAGACAATGAAGCAGAAGAAG CAGAACGATTCAACTTTAAAATCATCACAGACCCAGCAGATCTGATGAAATTTGTTCAACACCTTAAGGAGAGCAACAGGAAG aaagcagaaaaccaGGCTGAAAGTAGAGAAGAGAAATCAACAGGTGACAGGCATCCAGGGAAACTCAGCGGGGAGGCGAGAGATGAAGACGAGAACTTGCTGGAGGAGTTCGAGGATGAGATGGCCGACCTCTCTGTGCCTTCTGAGAAGATCGAAGagataaaagaagaaatgcaGAAGGAGTTTGACAACATCATAGATGAG gcCCAGCAGGTGCTGGAAACAGAGGGCCTTAAAGGAGAGTTTGATCGTACTCAGGCAACACAGGCTCTGGAGACGACTTTGGATAAGTTGCTGGATCATCTGGAGGAGAAGGATGTTGAAGACGCCCAGCAGCAGAAGGTCCAACGGACCAGTGACCCGAGCAGAGGCAGCCCCAGCCTGGCTCCTCAGCAGCCAG ACCAAGCAGCTGACGACCACGTTAAGATCAAAATTACTAAGTATAAGACGGGCAGCAGCCCTGATggtgaggtcaaagttcaggagATGGGCGAAGGAGACCCCCAGTGGCAGCACATAAAGGACGTGGTTAAAGAGCAGCTAGAGAAGGCAGGACTAAAGGCTGAAG GTAAAATTGAGGTGAAGATTTTGACACGAAAGAATGCAGAGGATACAGGCGATCAGTGGCTGACTGAAGAAGACACCAAGTCCTTCAGGGAGCTGCTCATAAACCTCTTG ACTGGAGGCACAGAGGAGGTTTATAAAGAGCAAAAGAGACAGCAGGAGCTTGAAAACAACTACAGGTTTGTATGGGGAGAAAGTCAAGAGGAAACCCAGTCATCGAGCACGTCGGACTCGGACGATGTGGACATTTGA